In Bacillus sp. Cs-700, one genomic interval encodes:
- a CDS encoding GNAT family protein, producing the protein MMIIQPMTADTAKKIQEWQYDEPYSLYSLNGDSEVLTELLNGSYFSVTENNKLIGYFCFGKSAQVPAGYKENAYAAPLLDFGLGLHPMHTGNGKGLSFVQAGLAYANEKYGDKSVRLTVASFNKRAIIVYERAGFTYEQSFLRVSDSGSTTFEIMVKKI; encoded by the coding sequence ATGATGATTATTCAGCCAATGACAGCAGATACTGCAAAAAAGATCCAAGAATGGCAATATGATGAGCCTTATTCCTTATACAGCTTAAATGGTGATTCAGAAGTGTTAACAGAACTATTGAACGGCTCATATTTTTCAGTTACAGAAAATAATAAATTAATCGGCTATTTTTGTTTTGGGAAGTCAGCTCAAGTTCCTGCTGGTTATAAAGAAAATGCTTATGCGGCTCCTTTACTTGATTTTGGATTGGGCCTCCATCCGATGCATACTGGAAATGGAAAAGGCCTTAGTTTTGTACAAGCGGGGCTTGCATATGCGAATGAGAAGTACGGCGATAAGAGCGTTCGACTTACGGTAGCCTCCTTTAACAAACGCGCAATAATTGTTTATGAAAGGGCAGGATTTACATATGAGCAATCCTTCTTAAGGGTAAGTGATAGCGGTTCGACAACTTTTGAAATTATGGTAAAAAAGATATGA
- a CDS encoding transporter substrate-binding domain-containing protein: protein MTNFMKRLAPVLLMGLVVFVISACSNGGNESNGASGEKEATKWVEIKEEGKLVVATSGTLYPTSYYEEGSDKVTGYEVEVVREMAKRLDLDVEFEEMGFDGMLTSINSGKVDLAANDITSTDERMEKFTFSEPVKYSYGTAIVRKDDLSGIQSLDDLEGKIAAGASTTVYMEVAREHGAEEKIYDNATNEQYLRDVSNGRTDIILNDYYLQTLALAAFPDLNITIHPDIEYYPNNQHIVMKKDSGELETKVNETIKEMKEDGTMKELSEKFFNGADVSVKPDLDIEK, encoded by the coding sequence ATGACGAATTTCATGAAGCGACTGGCTCCTGTTCTTTTAATGGGACTAGTTGTTTTTGTTATAAGTGCTTGTTCGAATGGTGGGAATGAATCGAATGGAGCTTCAGGCGAAAAAGAAGCAACGAAATGGGTAGAAATAAAAGAAGAAGGCAAACTTGTCGTTGCAACTTCAGGAACGCTTTACCCTACTTCTTATTATGAAGAAGGATCGGATAAAGTTACGGGCTACGAAGTAGAAGTTGTAAGAGAAATGGCGAAACGCCTTGATCTTGATGTGGAATTTGAAGAAATGGGCTTTGATGGCATGTTAACAAGCATTAATTCGGGCAAAGTTGATTTAGCAGCCAACGATATTACTTCAACAGATGAAAGAATGGAAAAGTTCACTTTCTCTGAGCCGGTTAAGTATTCTTATGGTACAGCGATCGTAAGAAAAGATGATCTATCCGGTATTCAATCTCTTGATGATCTAGAGGGAAAGATTGCGGCTGGTGCTTCTACGACGGTTTATATGGAAGTTGCCCGTGAGCATGGTGCAGAAGAAAAAATTTATGATAATGCGACGAATGAACAGTATTTACGTGATGTATCGAATGGTCGAACCGATATTATTTTAAATGATTATTACTTACAAACACTTGCTCTTGCTGCTTTTCCAGATTTAAACATAACCATCCATCCTGATATTGAGTACTATCCTAACAACCAACATATTGTAATGAAAAAGGATAGTGGCGAATTAGAAACAAAAGTGAACGAGACGATAAAAGAAATGAAAGAAGACGGCACGATGAAAGAACTATCTGAGAAGTTCTTCAATGGAGCTGATGTATCGGTTAAGCCAGATCTAGATATTGAAAAATAA
- a CDS encoding HD domain-containing protein encodes MDQVIDELRTYVKQKLEKEGSGHDWYHIDRVVKQARSIAKEEGANLFICEVAALVHDLADDKIASSEEAGLEEVEQLLTPLNKADIEHVLEIITTISFKGGNRPPVRSLEAKVVQDADRLDAIGAIGVARTFVYAGSKGDLIYDPSIQPREHMSASSYRNEKSTAINHFYEKLLNLKGLMNTNTGLRIAEERHEFMTSFLSQFHGEWEGVK; translated from the coding sequence ATGGATCAAGTCATCGATGAACTCCGTACATATGTGAAACAAAAATTAGAAAAGGAAGGAAGTGGACATGATTGGTACCACATTGATCGTGTCGTAAAACAAGCGCGCAGCATTGCGAAAGAAGAGGGGGCTAACCTCTTTATTTGTGAAGTTGCCGCACTTGTTCATGATCTTGCTGATGATAAAATCGCTTCATCAGAAGAAGCTGGATTAGAAGAAGTAGAGCAACTGCTAACCCCTCTAAATAAGGCGGATATCGAGCACGTATTGGAAATCATTACAACCATTTCCTTTAAAGGGGGGAATCGTCCACCTGTTCGTAGCCTCGAAGCAAAGGTTGTTCAAGATGCCGATCGTTTAGATGCGATAGGTGCGATTGGAGTTGCCAGAACGTTTGTTTATGCTGGCTCGAAGGGAGATTTAATTTATGATCCATCCATACAGCCGCGTGAGCACATGTCAGCTAGCTCGTATCGGAATGAAAAGTCGACAGCCATCAATCATTTCTATGAAAAATTATTGAATTTAAAAGGTTTAATGAATACGAATACAGGTTTAAGAATTGCTGAAGAGCGACATGAATTTATGACATCATTTTTATCTCAATTTCATGGAGAGTGGGAAGGGGTAAAATGA
- a CDS encoding PAS domain S-box protein, which yields MVKHSQDVLIDKQELHELHRNYQTYKSLFAHYPGMMYLLDHNGLIQNINYFGDALSKHYNVTIKSKHYTNFILASEHDEVNHFFYKTLQGQVTHFNTVFLTPDQEPFEVELVNIPVYVDSEVKGVFTYVRDITEERAAAFALRESQEKYRLIAEHTSELIRLVNVESGIITYASPSHETILGFKTEEYTGHSFYEDIHPDDHDAVIHLLHSTKDKPAVAEFRRRHVNGNWITLEDRARSIPYGVNGERMNVVVSRDITEKKRAEQELQSTLKQLKDLKYALDESALVSVTDESGKITSVNEKFCEITEYTEGELLGQTHMILDSGYHPQSFFDEMDLQIQSGAVWKGEINNKTKHGNDFWVDTTVVPFTGDNGEPYQYVYIRKDITDRKRAEELLRTSDKLSVIGELAAGVAHEIRNPLTSLKGFTQILKSRLDSDSDQEFISIMLDELDRINMIVNEFMVLARPQALAHEKANLQDLLQNVLTLIETQATLNNVQIITRVIENIPNISCNENQIKQVLINVIKNSIEAMPHGGEIILSLFPVKNEVIIEVRDNGEGISNHQLTHLGEPFYTTKKKGNGLGLMICRRIVQNHQGTLLIDSKEGEGTVVKIKLPYRLSDESR from the coding sequence ATGGTGAAACATTCACAAGACGTTCTTATAGATAAGCAAGAGCTTCATGAACTTCATAGAAATTATCAAACGTACAAATCGCTATTTGCCCATTATCCAGGTATGATGTACCTCTTAGATCATAATGGACTCATTCAAAATATTAACTACTTCGGTGATGCCTTATCAAAGCATTACAATGTCACCATTAAAAGTAAGCATTATACAAACTTTATTCTAGCTTCAGAACATGACGAAGTTAATCACTTTTTTTATAAAACACTTCAGGGGCAAGTTACACATTTTAATACGGTTTTCCTCACACCTGATCAAGAGCCGTTCGAGGTTGAATTGGTTAATATACCTGTTTATGTTGATAGTGAAGTAAAAGGTGTATTTACGTACGTTCGAGATATTACGGAAGAACGAGCAGCCGCATTTGCTCTACGAGAAAGCCAGGAAAAGTACCGGCTGATTGCTGAGCATACATCAGAGTTAATTAGACTAGTGAATGTCGAGAGCGGTATCATTACCTATGCTTCTCCTTCCCACGAAACCATTCTTGGTTTCAAAACTGAAGAGTATACAGGTCATTCGTTTTATGAAGACATTCATCCTGATGACCATGATGCCGTTATTCATTTACTACATAGTACGAAAGATAAGCCAGCAGTCGCAGAATTTCGACGGAGGCATGTAAATGGAAACTGGATCACGTTAGAGGATAGAGCAAGATCCATACCTTACGGCGTCAATGGAGAAAGAATGAATGTTGTCGTCTCAAGAGACATTACTGAGAAAAAACGAGCTGAACAGGAGCTTCAAAGCACGCTAAAACAGTTAAAAGATTTAAAATATGCCCTTGATGAAAGTGCCTTAGTTTCTGTGACAGATGAGTCTGGGAAGATTACTTCTGTGAATGAGAAATTTTGTGAGATTACGGAATATACGGAAGGCGAACTCCTCGGTCAAACACATATGATTCTAGATTCAGGGTATCATCCGCAGTCTTTTTTCGACGAAATGGACTTGCAAATTCAATCGGGTGCAGTCTGGAAAGGCGAAATCAATAACAAAACGAAACATGGAAACGATTTTTGGGTCGATACAACGGTTGTGCCGTTCACTGGTGATAACGGAGAGCCATACCAATATGTTTATATCCGTAAAGATATTACAGATCGTAAGCGCGCCGAAGAACTGCTTCGAACGTCCGATAAATTATCAGTTATAGGTGAACTAGCTGCTGGTGTTGCTCATGAGATTCGAAATCCATTAACTTCTCTTAAAGGTTTTACACAAATTTTAAAATCAAGGCTGGATAGTGACAGTGATCAAGAGTTTATTAGCATTATGCTTGATGAATTGGATCGCATTAATATGATTGTTAATGAATTTATGGTGCTGGCGCGACCGCAGGCATTAGCTCATGAGAAAGCGAACTTACAAGATTTACTTCAAAATGTACTTACCTTGATTGAAACGCAGGCAACGTTAAACAACGTACAAATAATCACTAGAGTGATTGAAAACATTCCTAACATATCTTGCAATGAAAATCAGATTAAACAAGTTCTCATCAATGTTATAAAGAATTCGATCGAAGCAATGCCGCATGGTGGTGAAATCATACTCTCCCTTTTTCCTGTTAAAAATGAAGTTATCATTGAAGTAAGAGATAATGGGGAAGGTATTTCAAATCACCAGCTAACCCATCTAGGAGAGCCTTTTTATACGACGAAAAAAAAGGGGAACGGCCTAGGTTTAATGATTTGTCGACGAATTGTTCAAAATCATCAGGGCACCTTGTTAATCGATAGTAAAGAAGGAGAAGGCACTGTAGTAAAGATTAAACTCCCTTATCGTCTTTCTGATGAATCGCGCTGA
- a CDS encoding aspartyl-phosphate phosphatase Spo0E family protein, which produces MYDAIERKRKEMFDMAGRYGFASERTIRCSQELDRLLNALMQTKQHNEEVL; this is translated from the coding sequence ATGTATGATGCAATTGAAAGAAAGCGTAAAGAAATGTTCGATATGGCGGGACGTTACGGCTTTGCATCAGAGAGAACCATTCGCTGTAGTCAGGAGTTGGACCGATTATTAAATGCCTTAATGCAAACGAAACAACATAATGAGGAAGTATTGTGA
- the moaA gene encoding GTP 3',8-cyclase MoaA, giving the protein MPSENLVYDQYKRPLRDLRISVTDRCNFRCRYCMPEETFGPDYEFLPKTSLLQFEEITRLARLFVEMGVEKIRLTGGEPLLRRDLDVLITMLSKINGLTDIALTTNASLLKKQAFKLKKAGLTRVNVSLDAIHDETFGKMNGRGTKIKPVLEGIQAAADAGLQVKINMVVQKGVNDHEIVPMASYFRNSGHIVRFIEYMDVGNSNGWKFDHVMSKKEIIDQLSEVYDLEPLHAAYFGEVASRYQYKDGSGEVGVISSVSDSFCSSCTRARLSADGALYTCLFASKGTSLRNPLRNGATDEELRTLLANLWNGRDDRYSDERTEESVLNREKIEMSFIGG; this is encoded by the coding sequence ATGCCATCAGAAAATCTTGTATACGATCAATATAAACGTCCACTAAGGGATCTTCGTATATCAGTTACAGACCGGTGTAACTTCCGCTGCCGTTATTGTATGCCTGAAGAAACGTTCGGACCAGATTATGAATTTCTTCCAAAAACAAGTCTCCTTCAATTTGAAGAGATTACAAGGCTTGCTCGTTTGTTTGTTGAAATGGGGGTTGAGAAAATTCGCCTTACTGGTGGTGAACCGCTTTTAAGAAGAGACCTAGATGTGCTGATTACCATGTTATCTAAGATAAACGGGTTAACTGATATAGCGCTTACGACAAATGCTTCGCTACTGAAAAAGCAAGCCTTCAAGTTAAAAAAGGCAGGATTAACTCGAGTGAATGTTAGTCTAGATGCCATTCATGACGAAACATTTGGAAAGATGAATGGCAGAGGCACGAAGATTAAACCTGTCCTTGAAGGAATTCAAGCAGCCGCTGATGCCGGTCTTCAAGTCAAAATCAATATGGTCGTTCAAAAAGGTGTTAATGACCATGAAATCGTACCTATGGCTTCTTATTTTAGAAATAGTGGTCACATCGTTCGTTTCATCGAGTATATGGACGTAGGAAATTCAAACGGATGGAAATTTGATCATGTGATGAGTAAAAAGGAAATCATTGATCAATTATCAGAAGTTTATGATTTAGAACCTCTTCATGCAGCATACTTCGGAGAGGTCGCGTCCCGTTACCAATACAAAGATGGTAGTGGTGAGGTTGGCGTCATTTCCTCAGTTAGCGACTCGTTTTGTTCAAGTTGCACAAGAGCGCGTCTTTCTGCTGATGGTGCTCTGTACACATGCTTATTTGCTTCAAAAGGGACTAGTCTTCGAAACCCACTAAGAAACGGAGCCACTGATGAAGAGCTAAGAACCTTGTTAGCAAATTTATGGAATGGACGAGATGATCGTTATTCAGATGAGCGAACGGAAGAAAGTGTATTAAATCGAGAAAAGATTGAAATGTCCTTTATAGGTGGTTAA
- a CDS encoding amino acid ABC transporter permease, which translates to MGEIHWEYLFDAGLALKSFPYVIQGLGLTLLIAFVGMIIGLVMGLFLALGRMSKWKALRWPARLYISFMRGTPILVFLYILYFGLPVVGIQFSALTCALIGFSLNSAAYIAEIQRSALSSVEKGQWEASTALGMSYWTTMREVVLPQATRIAIPPLSNVMLDLIKASSLAAVITVPELLHHAKIVGGREFDFMTMYILVAFIYWGVCVCVSFFQERLEKRYHYLH; encoded by the coding sequence GTGGGGGAAATACACTGGGAATATTTATTTGATGCAGGTCTTGCGTTAAAATCATTTCCCTATGTGATCCAGGGTCTTGGGTTAACGTTATTAATTGCATTTGTTGGAATGATTATTGGTTTAGTTATGGGCTTATTTCTTGCTCTTGGTAGAATGTCCAAATGGAAAGCCCTCAGATGGCCAGCGCGCCTCTACATTTCCTTTATGAGAGGAACGCCAATTCTTGTTTTTCTTTATATTCTTTATTTTGGTCTACCGGTTGTAGGAATTCAATTCTCAGCGTTAACGTGTGCGTTAATTGGGTTTAGCTTAAATAGTGCAGCATATATTGCAGAAATTCAACGCTCGGCTCTTTCATCAGTTGAAAAAGGCCAATGGGAAGCTTCGACCGCTCTAGGTATGTCCTATTGGACGACGATGAGAGAGGTGGTTTTGCCACAAGCAACGCGAATCGCCATACCGCCTCTATCGAACGTCATGCTCGATTTGATCAAAGCGTCTTCTTTAGCTGCGGTTATTACCGTTCCGGAACTACTCCATCATGCGAAAATTGTTGGCGGAAGAGAATTTGATTTTATGACAATGTATATCCTCGTAGCTTTTATTTATTGGGGAGTATGCGTTTGTGTTTCCTTCTTCCAGGAACGATTAGAAAAGCGATATCATTATTTACATTAA
- a CDS encoding DUF6612 family protein, producing MKFRMIAMVSALMLILAACSGTTESGGEVSVEEGVDAKEVFEKSISAQEDIENFHMKANMVQSIGSGEQEMEVKSVIDADMVLDPMAFHQMIDMTANGESMQVESYFTEEGFFMKQGEQWMKFPDDMTDTLLSLQETQGDPQEQMEMLKEFVDEFTLTDEEDTYVMTLKASGEKFQGLMEKTAEEMGGQNQMMEEAMDQMNVNEVAYTYTIDKENYLPVQMKMTMDSEMTMEGEPISSVMEMDSTYDQYNKIDEVKVPEEVIEQAEDMPGMSE from the coding sequence ATGAAGTTTCGAATGATTGCAATGGTTAGTGCACTCATGCTTATCTTGGCTGCATGCAGTGGGACAACGGAATCTGGTGGAGAAGTGAGCGTGGAAGAAGGCGTCGACGCCAAAGAAGTTTTTGAAAAATCCATTTCAGCTCAGGAAGACATAGAAAACTTCCATATGAAAGCGAATATGGTTCAGAGCATCGGTTCAGGTGAACAAGAGATGGAAGTGAAGAGCGTGATTGATGCTGACATGGTGTTGGACCCAATGGCTTTTCATCAAATGATCGATATGACAGCAAATGGAGAAAGCATGCAGGTAGAATCATACTTTACTGAAGAAGGCTTTTTTATGAAGCAAGGTGAACAGTGGATGAAATTTCCTGATGATATGACGGATACGCTGCTATCTCTTCAGGAAACACAAGGGGATCCACAGGAACAAATGGAAATGTTAAAAGAATTTGTTGATGAATTTACGTTAACAGATGAAGAAGATACGTATGTGATGACACTCAAAGCATCCGGCGAGAAATTTCAAGGTTTAATGGAAAAGACAGCGGAAGAAATGGGTGGACAAAATCAAATGATGGAAGAAGCAATGGATCAAATGAACGTAAATGAAGTTGCCTACACCTATACAATTGATAAGGAAAATTACCTTCCTGTGCAAATGAAAATGACGATGGATAGTGAGATGACCATGGAAGGTGAACCGATTTCAAGTGTGATGGAAATGGACTCCACTTATGATCAGTATAATAAAATCGATGAAGTAAAGGTGCCGGAAGAAGTGATTGAACAGGCCGAGGATATGCCAGGGATGAGTGAGTAA
- the fdhD gene encoding formate dehydrogenase accessory sulfurtransferase FdhD, whose product MEKHLTDRLVLSYREGEWMEKNDQIALEKPFTIRVNRTEFATLVCTPDHLEDMVTGFLASEGVIRSYADIEEMLFNEGQGIVNVKANVHIPLTSETYTKRVIGSCCGKSRHFYLQSDSRTARTITKAPQLTAQECLGNMMALQSQSTTFKTTGGVHNAAIFLNGELLASRTDIGRHNALDKLYGYVLRQHLKPSDLSVAFSGRISSEVVIKLSKMGIGVLLSKSAPTELAIQLAEDLNITTVGFIRNGGFNVYTKPERIKR is encoded by the coding sequence ATGGAGAAACACTTAACAGATCGACTCGTATTAAGCTATCGTGAAGGCGAATGGATGGAAAAAAATGATCAAATTGCATTAGAAAAGCCGTTCACCATTCGAGTGAATCGTACAGAGTTTGCAACGCTCGTTTGCACACCGGATCATTTAGAGGATATGGTTACAGGTTTTTTAGCATCAGAGGGAGTCATCCGGTCTTACGCGGACATTGAGGAAATGCTCTTTAATGAAGGTCAAGGAATTGTGAATGTCAAAGCCAATGTTCACATTCCTTTAACATCGGAAACGTATACAAAACGAGTGATCGGCTCATGTTGTGGGAAAAGTAGACACTTTTACTTGCAAAGCGATTCCAGGACAGCTAGGACTATAACCAAGGCGCCACAGCTAACTGCGCAAGAATGCCTGGGGAACATGATGGCGCTACAGAGCCAATCAACCACTTTTAAAACAACCGGTGGTGTACATAATGCGGCTATCTTTCTCAATGGTGAGCTTTTAGCTTCACGAACCGATATTGGAAGACACAATGCGCTCGATAAATTATATGGTTATGTTCTTCGTCAGCATCTTAAGCCGTCTGATCTTAGCGTAGCCTTTAGTGGCAGGATATCGTCTGAAGTCGTCATTAAACTTTCTAAAATGGGTATTGGTGTTCTTCTCTCGAAGTCTGCCCCTACTGAGTTAGCGATTCAATTGGCAGAGGATTTAAACATAACAACCGTAGGTTTTATCCGAAACGGCGGATTTAATGTCTACACAAAGCCTGAACGCATTAAACGCTAA
- a CDS encoding SurA N-terminal domain-containing protein yields the protein MKKYLNLLLIVGVLMLAACSNNSEATDEEPASEDSATVETQKELEAMKVEEDKVVATVNSEEIKGKDYNSMLVQTQLRYTMSGEDPSDPEVAKSIEQEVMDNLIGQELLLQKAKEEGFSASDKEVETELEQIKAQFDGEKELEKALQGQGITLEQLESQYADIVVVDKFVKDKIGTPEVSDEEVKAFYDEQFSKDAENPPSFDEMEDRIKDYLVETKTQEKVQEMKAELMKKAEVKENL from the coding sequence ATGAAAAAATATCTTAATTTATTATTGATTGTTGGGGTTCTAATGCTTGCTGCTTGTAGTAATAATAGTGAGGCAACGGACGAAGAACCTGCTTCTGAAGATTCAGCAACTGTAGAAACGCAAAAAGAACTTGAAGCGATGAAGGTAGAAGAAGACAAGGTTGTTGCAACGGTTAATAGTGAAGAGATCAAAGGAAAAGATTATAATTCTATGCTTGTACAAACTCAGCTTCGCTATACGATGAGCGGGGAAGATCCATCAGATCCTGAGGTAGCGAAATCGATCGAACAAGAAGTGATGGATAATTTAATAGGACAGGAACTTTTACTTCAAAAAGCGAAGGAAGAAGGTTTCTCTGCATCAGATAAAGAAGTTGAAACAGAACTTGAACAAATTAAAGCACAGTTCGATGGCGAAAAGGAGCTTGAGAAAGCGCTGCAAGGTCAAGGGATAACTCTTGAGCAGCTTGAAAGCCAGTATGCGGATATTGTAGTTGTTGATAAATTTGTAAAAGATAAAATTGGTACACCAGAAGTATCTGATGAAGAAGTAAAGGCATTTTATGATGAGCAATTCTCAAAAGATGCTGAAAATCCCCCTTCTTTTGACGAAATGGAAGATCGGATAAAAGACTATTTAGTTGAAACGAAAACACAAGAGAAAGTTCAAGAAATGAAAGCTGAACTGATGAAAAAAGCAGAAGTGAAAGAGAATTTATAG
- a CDS encoding LTA synthase family protein, with protein sequence MDVERRKEKDLWRFYFLLIALLSLKTYLVYRFEFTFSLNGIGEELFLMINSIGSIALLLGIGLFRKQSKPGLMLAVYFVLSALLYCNILYYRFYIDFVTVPVLFQFGNVGGLGQSTVELLNLYDPFIVFDSIVLFWLLKRKGLHKLALSKNLKKRTAISSVAVLLCTGALALIMHPLLFEKSYDRELFVKSLGAYTYHVYDIGFNSFTSINSAFADDTELSEIEKYVKDKEVEPSSYEGIANGKNLILISLESTQAFMLNESVDGEEATPFLNKLKEDSFFFPNFYHQTAQGKTSDAEFMIDSSLYPLSGGSVFVRKPQNEFLSLPEALNNEGYTTTSFHGNDREFWNRSEMYETLGYDRFYSKKDFDVSDENSINYGLKDIPFFKQSIPYLKELEQPYSAKFLTLTNHFPYLLEEEDTMISLPETEEEVVNRYFATVRYEDESIKTFFEEMKAAGLYEDSIFVLYGDHYGLSETYDTALGEYLGKEIGPVEHVDLQKVPLIIHIPGEDGEVINTVGGQVDLKPTILELLGVEESKSLNFGTSLFSEKRKDLVIFRDGSFITKNLIYTKNTCYNKESTSKTNRNKCARYFGDVQDELDYSDQVIYGDLLRFIQ encoded by the coding sequence ATGGATGTAGAGAGAAGAAAAGAAAAGGATTTGTGGCGATTTTATTTTTTATTAATAGCGTTACTTTCCCTAAAAACCTACCTTGTTTATCGGTTTGAATTTACTTTTTCATTAAATGGTATTGGGGAAGAGCTATTCCTGATGATAAATTCAATAGGATCAATCGCATTACTGCTAGGTATCGGTCTATTTAGAAAGCAGTCAAAACCAGGCCTGATGCTAGCAGTTTATTTTGTTTTGTCAGCACTACTTTATTGCAATATTTTATATTATCGTTTTTACATAGACTTTGTGACAGTACCCGTCCTCTTTCAGTTTGGAAATGTTGGAGGTCTTGGTCAGAGCACAGTTGAGTTATTGAACTTATATGATCCATTCATTGTTTTTGATTCAATCGTTTTATTTTGGTTATTAAAGCGTAAAGGACTACATAAATTAGCTCTTTCCAAGAACCTTAAGAAAAGGACAGCCATTAGTAGCGTCGCAGTTCTTCTATGTACTGGTGCGTTAGCACTTATCATGCATCCTCTTTTATTTGAAAAATCATATGATCGAGAACTTTTTGTTAAATCGTTAGGAGCCTATACGTATCATGTTTATGATATCGGGTTTAATTCTTTTACATCAATAAATAGTGCATTTGCAGATGATACAGAGCTATCTGAAATTGAAAAGTATGTGAAAGATAAGGAAGTCGAACCTTCCTCTTATGAAGGAATCGCAAACGGGAAGAACCTTATTCTTATCTCACTAGAATCAACTCAAGCATTTATGCTTAATGAGAGTGTTGATGGAGAAGAAGCCACACCTTTTTTAAATAAGTTAAAAGAAGACAGTTTTTTCTTTCCGAATTTCTACCATCAAACCGCACAGGGAAAAACTTCCGATGCTGAATTTATGATTGATAGCAGTCTATACCCTCTTTCAGGAGGATCTGTTTTTGTAAGAAAGCCACAAAACGAATTTCTCTCTCTGCCAGAGGCATTAAATAACGAAGGGTATACAACAACATCTTTTCACGGAAATGATCGTGAGTTTTGGAATCGATCAGAAATGTATGAGACGCTAGGTTATGATCGCTTTTATTCGAAAAAAGACTTTGACGTTAGTGATGAGAATTCTATTAACTATGGTTTAAAAGACATTCCATTTTTTAAACAGTCGATTCCCTATTTAAAAGAGTTGGAACAGCCATATTCTGCTAAATTCTTAACGCTGACAAATCATTTCCCTTATTTATTAGAAGAAGAAGATACAATGATTTCTCTTCCTGAGACGGAAGAAGAGGTCGTGAACCGCTATTTTGCAACGGTGCGATATGAAGATGAATCGATTAAAACCTTTTTTGAAGAAATGAAAGCAGCCGGTTTATATGAAGATTCGATTTTTGTTTTATATGGTGATCACTATGGTTTATCTGAAACGTACGATACGGCGCTTGGAGAATATCTTGGTAAAGAAATTGGTCCGGTTGAACACGTTGACCTCCAAAAAGTTCCTCTCATCATTCATATTCCTGGAGAGGATGGAGAAGTCATTAATACGGTTGGTGGACAGGTTGATCTTAAACCAACAATATTAGAATTATTAGGTGTAGAAGAAAGTAAGAGTTTAAATTTCGGAACGAGTCTTTTTTCAGAAAAACGAAAAGACCTTGTGATTTTTCGTGATGGAAGCTTTATTACAAAGAACCTGATATATACAAAGAATACGTGTTATAACAAAGAAAGCACGTCAAAAACGAATCGAAACAAATGTGCTCGTTATTTTGGGGATGTTCAAGATGAACTCGATTATTCAGATCAGGTTATCTATGGTGACTTATTGCGTTTTATTCAATAA
- a CDS encoding ribonuclease H-like YkuK family protein, with amino-acid sequence MDFISPTAGKVTIEQVTHLIENYTKEDPKGTYRIVIGTDSQTSRKATQFVTALIIHRVGKGARIFYRKVKQKPIHELRHRIYKETEMSLELMESLKNEGFAELLETWPIEIHLDVGKQGETRKVIQEVVGWVTSVGYIARIKPDSYGASSVADRYTKSIS; translated from the coding sequence ATGGATTTTATAAGTCCAACAGCTGGAAAAGTAACGATCGAACAGGTAACACATTTGATTGAGAATTATACGAAAGAAGATCCTAAGGGTACCTATCGGATTGTTATTGGAACCGATTCACAGACAAGCCGTAAAGCGACGCAGTTTGTGACGGCGCTTATTATTCACCGTGTCGGCAAAGGAGCAAGGATATTCTACCGAAAAGTGAAACAAAAACCGATTCATGAGCTCAGGCATCGCATTTACAAAGAGACTGAAATGAGTCTTGAGCTCATGGAATCGTTAAAAAATGAAGGGTTTGCAGAACTATTAGAAACGTGGCCAATTGAAATTCATCTTGATGTTGGAAAACAAGGTGAAACGCGGAAAGTGATTCAAGAAGTCGTTGGATGGGTTACTTCTGTAGGATATATCGCACGTATTAAGCCCGATTCATATGGAGCAAGTAGCGTTGCAGATCGTTACACGAAATCTATTAGCTAA